The Lacipirellula parvula genome window below encodes:
- a CDS encoding DUF1501 domain-containing protein, protein MSASNPIQQYGNALTRRHFFGQGAFGVGAAALASLLPSSIFAPGSAHANSVAAGGLPELPHFAPTAKRAIYLHMNGGPSQMDLFDYKPKMADMFDVDLPESIRAGQRLTTMTSGQTRFPLAPSIYKFRQYGQHGAWMSDLIPYTARMADDLSIVKTVWTEAINHDPAVTYICTGNQLPGRASLGSWLSYGLGTMNANLPAFVVMTPSWSSKTDAQAIYNRLWGSGYLPTQHQGVALRSQGDPVLFLSNPPGVDAATRRRTLDRIARFNQRTLAEIGDPETQTRIEQYEMAFRMQTSVPELTNLNDEPKHILDMYGPDVLKPGTFAASCLLARRLAERDVRFVQIFHRGWDQHGNIAGDLPRQCQDVDQAGWALVQDLKQRGLLQDTLVIWGGEFGRTIYCQGGLTRENYGRDHHPRCFTMWMTGGGVRPGVVYGETDDFSYNIVDKPVHIHDLNATILHTLGIDHSRLTFRAQGLDQRLTGVEEHHAVRELLV, encoded by the coding sequence ATGTCCGCTTCCAATCCCATCCAGCAGTACGGCAACGCGCTCACGCGGCGGCACTTCTTCGGCCAAGGCGCGTTCGGCGTAGGCGCCGCTGCACTCGCGTCGCTGCTGCCGTCGTCGATCTTTGCACCGGGCTCGGCGCACGCGAACTCCGTTGCCGCAGGCGGCTTGCCGGAGCTTCCCCACTTCGCCCCCACGGCGAAGCGGGCGATCTACCTTCACATGAACGGCGGCCCGAGCCAAATGGACCTCTTCGACTACAAGCCGAAGATGGCCGACATGTTCGACGTCGATCTGCCTGAATCGATCCGCGCGGGTCAGCGGCTGACGACGATGACGTCGGGGCAGACGCGGTTCCCGTTGGCGCCGTCGATTTACAAATTCCGCCAGTACGGCCAGCACGGCGCGTGGATGAGCGACCTCATTCCCTACACCGCGCGGATGGCCGACGATCTCTCGATTGTGAAGACAGTCTGGACCGAAGCGATCAACCACGACCCGGCGGTCACCTACATCTGCACGGGGAACCAGTTGCCGGGCCGTGCGAGCCTTGGCTCGTGGCTGAGCTACGGCCTCGGCACGATGAACGCCAACCTGCCGGCGTTCGTGGTGATGACGCCAAGCTGGTCGTCGAAGACCGACGCGCAAGCGATCTACAACCGCCTGTGGGGCAGCGGCTACTTGCCCACGCAGCATCAAGGCGTCGCGCTCCGTTCGCAAGGCGATCCGGTGCTGTTTCTCTCAAACCCGCCCGGCGTCGACGCCGCCACGCGCCGCCGCACGCTTGATCGCATCGCTCGGTTCAACCAACGGACCCTCGCCGAGATCGGCGATCCTGAAACGCAAACGCGCATCGAACAATACGAGATGGCGTTCCGCATGCAGACGTCGGTGCCCGAGCTCACTAACCTCAACGATGAGCCGAAACACATTCTCGACATGTACGGCCCCGACGTGTTGAAGCCGGGGACGTTCGCCGCAAGTTGCCTCCTCGCGCGTCGACTCGCCGAGCGTGACGTGCGGTTCGTGCAGATCTTTCACCGCGGCTGGGATCAGCACGGCAACATCGCCGGCGACCTGCCGCGGCAATGCCAAGACGTCGACCAAGCGGGCTGGGCGCTCGTGCAAGACTTGAAACAGCGCGGCCTATTGCAGGACACGCTGGTCATTTGGGGTGGTGAGTTTGGCCGCACGATCTACTGCCAAGGCGGCCTCACCCGCGAGAACTACGGCCGCGACCACCATCCTCGCTGCTTCACCATGTGGATGACCGGCGGCGGCGTCCGCCCCGGCGTCGTCTACGGCGAGACCGACGACTTCAGCTACAACATCGTCGACAAACCGGTTCACATTCACGATCTCAATGCGACGATTTTGCACACGCTGGGGATCGACCACAGCCGGTTGACGTTCCGGGCTCAGGGCCTGGATCAGCGGCTGACCGGGGTTGAAGAGCACCACGCGGTGCGGGAATTGTTGGTCTAA
- a CDS encoding PfkB family carbohydrate kinase, with protein sequence MSLLVVGSVAIDNVETPLERRDNVLGGSATHFSIAASFFTGVRLVGVVGDDWPQQHTELLNGRGIDTSGLQIVPGGKTFTWTGRYEPNMNDRETLDVQLNVFGEFDPKLPESYRSAKYVFLANGVPGVQSKVLEQVPGRRLVVADTMDLWINIMRADLDALLKNLDGLVLNDSEAKLLTGSQNLVAAGRAVQRMGPKFVVIKKGEHGAMFFGEHETYVLPAYPTERVVDPTGAGDTFAGGMMGYLTEQDSFDAETLKTAMAYGIVAASFNVEGFGTERMQQLNREDIEKRMGDYRKMLSF encoded by the coding sequence ATGTCGCTGCTCGTCGTTGGTTCCGTCGCGATTGATAACGTCGAAACGCCTCTTGAGCGGCGGGATAACGTCCTAGGCGGCTCGGCAACCCACTTCTCGATCGCTGCCAGCTTCTTCACCGGCGTGCGGCTCGTCGGCGTCGTGGGCGACGACTGGCCCCAACAGCACACGGAACTGCTCAACGGCCGTGGCATCGATACCTCAGGCCTGCAGATCGTGCCGGGTGGCAAGACGTTCACCTGGACCGGCCGCTATGAACCGAACATGAACGATCGCGAGACGCTCGACGTTCAGTTGAACGTGTTCGGCGAGTTCGACCCGAAGCTCCCCGAGTCGTACCGCAGCGCGAAGTACGTCTTCCTCGCCAACGGCGTGCCGGGCGTGCAGTCGAAGGTGCTTGAGCAGGTGCCGGGACGCCGCCTCGTCGTGGCCGATACGATGGATCTGTGGATCAACATCATGCGGGCCGATCTCGATGCGCTGCTGAAAAATCTTGACGGCCTCGTGCTCAACGACAGCGAAGCGAAGCTGCTCACCGGCTCTCAGAACCTTGTCGCCGCCGGTCGCGCCGTCCAGCGAATGGGGCCGAAGTTCGTCGTCATCAAGAAGGGCGAACATGGCGCCATGTTCTTCGGCGAACACGAAACCTACGTGCTCCCGGCGTACCCGACGGAGCGCGTCGTCGATCCAACCGGCGCCGGCGACACCTTTGCCGGCGGCATGATGGGCTACCTCACTGAGCAAGATTCGTTCGACGCCGAGACGCTGAAGACGGCGATGGCCTACGGCATCGTCGCCGCCAGCTTCAACGTCGAAGGTTTCGGCACCGAGCGGATGCAGCAGCTCAACCGCGAAGACATCGAAAAGCGGATGGGCGACTACCGGAAGATGCTGAGCTTCTAA
- the thpR gene encoding RNA 2',3'-cyclic phosphodiesterase, which produces MAKTRTFIAVEAVDQVHASALGVIDRLRSATDNVKWVEPDNLHWTLHFLGDLGDVEMAEVCLRTVRTAAKHEGFTLEARGIGAFPTIERPRALWLGAGEGHEQLCDLQADIERAIESLGFRAERRQFVPHLTLGRVGQGSHGGSLLTERLEKLTDFDGGAMGVDSVTVYASELTREGPTYHVLARAPLG; this is translated from the coding sequence ATGGCAAAGACTCGCACCTTTATCGCCGTCGAAGCCGTCGACCAGGTTCACGCCTCGGCGCTCGGCGTCATCGATCGGCTTCGCTCCGCCACCGACAACGTCAAGTGGGTGGAGCCCGACAACCTCCATTGGACGCTCCACTTTTTGGGCGACCTTGGCGACGTCGAGATGGCGGAAGTCTGCCTGCGGACCGTGCGAACGGCGGCAAAGCACGAAGGATTTACGCTCGAAGCCCGCGGAATCGGGGCTTTCCCGACGATTGAACGTCCGCGGGCGCTGTGGCTCGGCGCCGGCGAAGGTCATGAGCAGCTCTGCGACTTACAGGCCGACATCGAACGAGCGATCGAATCGCTCGGCTTCCGCGCAGAGCGGCGGCAATTCGTCCCGCATCTGACGCTCGGTCGGGTAGGGCAGGGGAGCCACGGCGGCTCGTTGCTGACCGAACGACTGGAGAAGCTTACCGACTTCGATGGCGGAGCGATGGGCGTCGATTCGGTCACTGTTTACGCGAGTGAGCTGACGCGCGAGGGGCCGACATACCACGTCCTCGCACGGGCGCCGCTCGGCTGA